The Erwinia billingiae Eb661 nucleotide sequence AACGATGATGATTTCAGCTTGATCGAGTGCCTCACCCAATGAAGCCACAATGCTGTCGAGCGTTGCAGCAAGATAGGCTTCACTGTTATGGGCGGCAATCAGGATGCTGAGCGGGCAGGCGTTGGTCATTGGCTTAACGGTACCGGTAAGGCGATAGCGGGCAATAGCAGCGACATGACATTCTCAGCGGTAATCGAGGCCATATTATTGCCCTGCCCGGGACGTAGCACGCACTGGTTCTTGCCGTAACCGCCTATCAATCCCGGGTCGGTCGGGCCATAAAGCGTGATATTCGGGCGATCCAGCGCGGCGGTAAGATGGCTTAAACCGGTATCGACGGAGACGACTGCTCTGGCGCCTGCCAGCGTGCGGGCAACCTGCTCAAGCGTCAGCTTAGGCAGCACGTCGACATAGCTAAACCCTTCGGCCAGCCTGATGGCGCGCTGGTGTTCGTGGTCAGCGCCCCACGGTAATTTAATCCTCAGGCCGCTGTCGGCGAGTAAACCAATCAGCTCGCGCCAATGACTTTCTGGCCAGTGTTTGGCATCACGCGTGGTGGCATGGAGGAACACCAGGTACTGTCCGGCATCAGATGGCGGCTCGCTAAGGAAATGCTGCGCGATGGCGTAATCCCCTTCGCTATCCGGCATCGGGTAAGCAAGACTTTTGGCGAAAAGCTCGCGGGTTCGCTGCACGGCGTGTTGTTTTTTACTGATTTCATGGCGCTCGTCATACCACCAGCTGGCGAAAGGTTCGCGCGCACTGCGGCTGTCCTGACCATGCTTCACGCCTTTTGCAATGCGCGTGACCAGCGCGGCGCTTTTGATCAGTCCCTGTGCATCGATCACCACATCATACTGGCGCGACTGCACTTCGCGTTTAAACAGGAAGCGCTCTTCGCGGACTTCACTGCCAAACCAGTGTTTACGCCAGCGGCGGATGGCCACCGGGATCACTTTATCCACGGCAGGATGCCAGGCGGGGATCTGCGCAAAGCCTTCCTCCACCACCCAGTCAAAGCGAATGCCGGGAATAGCTTGCATGGCATCAGTCAGCGCCGGAAGCGTGTGCAACACGTCGCCCATGGAGGAGGTTTTAACAATCAGGACGTGCATGTTTTTTCCTCGTCATCCGCTAACAAGGCCGTCAGCTCGGCGATCACCCGCTCAGGCTGAATATCGATCAGGCTCTGATGATAGCCTTCTTCCGCATCCCCTTTACGTACCTTGTGGTAGCCGGTGATCAGGCGGATGACGCGTGCTTTGTCGGACAACGGCGGCGTAAAGTCAGGGCTGCTTGGGCCGTAGAGTGCGATCAGCGGACGATCCAGCGCGGCGGCAATGTGCATCAGACCGGAATCGTTGCTCACCACCGCGCGGCAATGCGCCAGCAAAATCACCGCCTGTTCCAGCTGGGTTTCGCCTGCCAGATTGCGGCAATGTGCACGCGAATCTTCCTGCAGGCTTTGCAGGATCTGTTCGCCCGTCACTTTATCTTTGGCCGAACCAAACAGGATGATTTGATAGCCACGGTTGATCAGGCTCTGCGCCAGCTCAGCGTAGTGGTAATGCGGCCAGCGTTTTGCCGGACCAAATTCTGCGCCAGGGCAAAAACCGATCGCGGGACGATCTGCCGATAAGCCGAACGCCGCGGCGGTCGTCAGCTTTTCAGCTTCATTGACCTGCAGCTTCGGCCACAGCAGCGGCTGCGGCAGCTGGGCCGCATGGCTGTAGCGCGATTTGTCGTAGGCCAGCGCCACATAGCGCTCAACCATTAAAGGCCACGCGGCTTTATCCAGCACCCGCACGTCGTTCAGCAGCCCGTAGCGCATTTCACCGCGCCAGCCGGTGCGGGTTTTGATATCGGCAAAGAAGGGAACTAACGCGGACTTAAACGAGTTGGGCAACACGTAAGCCCGATCGTAACCTTTGCTGCGCAAGGCTTTGCCCAGACGACGACGCTCGCCTAATGCCAGCGCACCATGGCCCAGCGGCATCGCCAGCGCTTCGTTGACCTCTGGCATACGCGATAACAGTGGACGGCACCACGCGGGTGCCATCACATCAATTATCGCGTCGGGTTCAGCCGCCTTCAACGTGCGATAGAGACTTTGCGACATCATCATATCGCCAACCCATGAAGGGCCGATTACCAGAATCTTCATTGCCGGAATTGTCCCGTTACGCCTTGCGGTTCAGCCATGCCATATATTCAGCGACGCCTTCAGCGACGGTTTTGAACGGCTTATCATAGCCCGCTGCCAGCAGGTTGGTTTGATCCGCCTGGGTGTAGGCCTGGTAGCGTCCCTTCAGTTTTTCCGGGAAAGGAATGTATTCGATTTCCCCTTTCTGATGGAAATTCAGCGCCGCATCGGCCACTTCCTGGAACGACTCGGCACGACCGGTACCGCAGTTGAAGATGCCGGAAACGTTATTTTCCCAGAACCACAGGTTCACCGACGCCACATCTTCCACGTAGATAAAATCACGCTTAAAGGTGTCGCTGCCTTCAAACAGCTTGGGATTTTCGCCGTTGTTTAACTGGGTGTTCAGGTGGAAAGCCACGCTGGCCATGCTGCCTTTATGGCCTTCACGCGGACCATACACATTGAAGTAGCGGAAACCACAGACCTGCGAACCCGCTTCCGGCAGGATCTGACGGACATAGTGATCGAACAGCATTTTGGAATAGCCGTAGACGTTCAGCGGCTCTTCATACTGGCGCTCTTCGATAAAGTTATCGTTGCGGCCGCCGTAAGTGGCTGCGGAAGAGGCATACAGAAACGGGATTTCGTGCTCGAGGCAGTAGTGCAGCAGCTCTTTGGAGTACTGATAGTTGTTGTCCATCATGTACTTGCCGTCCCACTCGGTGGTGGATGAGCAGGCGCCTTCATGGAAGATCGCTTCAACATCGCCGAAATCTTCATCGGCCAGAATGCTGATCAGAAAGTCTTCTTTATCCATGTAATCGGCAATATTCAAATCCACCAGATTGACGAATTTGGTGCCGTCTTTCAGGTTGTCGACCACCAGGATATCGGTATGGCCTTTGTCATTCAGCGCTTTAATAATGTTGCTACCGATAAGTCCTGCGCCGCCGGTGACGATAATCATGAGCATTAACCTTTAAACAGGGGGGTGAAACGGGAGGTTTCACACGCTAATGCCTCTTATCATAACATCTGATGCGGCGTCAGACAGCCAGATGACTCCGTAACGGAATGTAATTGTTGGAAGCTGGCGTTAATTATGCTGCGAAAATCACACTACACGATCTGTATCCTCGTCCCATCCCTTGCCCTTCAGTAAGATATTCCGCTACTAAGCCTGTTTCGGAGTATGAAAATGTCATCGCCATTTTATCAGCAACTTACGCAACAATTACGGGAAGTCGAGGCGGAAGGGCTGTTTAAGTCCGAACGCCTGATTACCTCCGCGCAACAGGCCAATATCGAACTGGAAGGCGGCGGGAAAGTCGTTAACTTCTGCGCAAATAATTACCTGGGTTTGGCTAATCATCCCGCCCTGATCGCCGCGGCGAAGGAAGGCATGGACAGCCACGGATTTGGCATGGCGTCGGTACGCTTTATTTGCGGCACGCAGGACAGCCATAAACAGCTGGAAAATCAGCTGGCGGAATTTTTGGGCATGGAAGATGCCATTCTCTATTCCTCCTGCTTTGATGCTAACGGCGGTTTGTTCGAAACGCTGCTTGGGCCGGAAGATGCGATTATTTCTGACGCGTTGAATCACGCGTCGATTATTGATGGCGTACGGTTATGCAAAGCTAAACGTTACCGTTACGCCAACAACGATATGACGGAACTGGAAGCGCGGCTGGAAGAAGCCAAAGCGGCCGGCGCGCGCCATATCATGATCGCCACCGACGGCGTTTTCTCCATGGATGGCGTGATCGCCAACCTTAAGGGCATCTGTGATGCGGCGGATCGCTTTGGCGCGCTGGTGATGGTCGATGATTCTCATGCCGTTGGCTTTGTGGGCGCAGGCGGTCGGGGCACGCACGAATACTGCGAGGTGATGGGCCGGGTCGATATCATCACCGGTACGCTGGGCAAAGCGCTGGGTGGCGCTTCGGGTGGCTACACGGCGGCTAAAAAAGAGGTGATCGAATGGCTTCGCCAGCGATCCCGTCCTTATCTGTTCTCGAATTCGCTGGCGCCGGCCATTGTTGCCGCCTCAATACGTGTGCTGGATATGCTGACCGAAGGAGATGGTTTACGTCAGCGTCTGTGGGACAACGCAAAATTTTTCCGTGCCGAAATGACCAAAGCCGGGTTTACCCTGGCCGGCGCCGATCACGCCATTATTCCGGTGATGCTTGGCGAAGCGAAAGTAGCGCAGGAATTTGCCCGGCTGTTGCAGCAGGAAGGCATCTACGTCACCGGCTTCTTCTATCCCGTGGTGCCGAAAGGGCAGGCAAGGATCCGCACGCAAATCTCGGCGGGACACAGCCATGAGCAGTTAGTCCATGCGGTGGATGCTTTCAGCCGGATTGGCAAAAAGCTTGGCGTGATTAAGGAGGCGTGATGAAAGCATTAGCGAAGCTGCGCGCGGAAGAAGGGATCTGGATGGTTCACGATGCGCCTGTCCCCGAGCCGGGTCACAATGACCTGCTGATCAAAATTCGTAAAACCGCCATTTGCGGCACGGATGTGCATATCTATAACTGGGATGAATGGTCACAGAAAACCATTCCCGTGCCGATGATCACCGGGCATGAATATGTTGGTGAAGTGGTCGGGATCGGTCAGGAAGTGAAGGGCTTCTCGCTGGGCGATCGGGTTTCCGGGGAAGGGCATATTACCTGTGGCCACTGCCGAAACTGCCGGGCGGGGAAAACCCATCTTTGCCGCAATACGGTCGGCGTTGGCGTTAACCGGCAGGGCTGCTTTGCGGAATACCTGGCGATCCCCGCGTTTAATGCCTTTCGTATTCCCGACAACATTTCTGATGAGCTGGCAGCGATTTTCGACCCTTTTGGTAATGCGGTGCATACGGCGCTGTCATTCGATTTGGTCGGCGAAGATGTGCTGATTTCAGGTGCCGGCCCGATTGGCATTATGGCGGCAGCAATCTGCCGTCATGTCGGCGCCAGGCTTGTGGTGATCACCGACGTGAATGACTATCGCCTCGATCTGGCCCGCAAGATGGGGGTGACCCGCGCGGTGAACGTCAGCCAGCAAAAGCTGGTGGACGTGATGCAGGAACTGGGCATGACCGAAGGATTTGACGTAGGACTGGAGATGTCCGGCGCACCGGCAGCGTTCAGAACGCTGTTAAGCGTGATGAATAACGGTGGCCGCATTGCATTACTCGGCATTCCCCCTTCAGAGATGTCGATTGACTGGAATCAGGTGATTTTCAAGGGACTGTTTATCAAAGGGATTTATGGCCGGGAAATGTTCGAGACCTGGTACAAAATGGCGGCATTAATCCAGTCCGGGCTGGATATCACGCCGATCATTACCCATCACTTTGGGATTGATGATTTTCAGGCGGGGTTTGATCAAATGCGCTCGGGCCTTTCAGGCAAGGTGATTCTGGACTGGTAATCAATCTGTTGGGTCGGCAATGGGCCGACCCAATTTACAATGCTACTTGAGCTTTTCGGCATCCGTCAGATAGCGCACTTTGCGGGTGTAATCCTGACCTTTAAAGGTCAATGGCGTATCGGATGACTGCAGATACTTTTGCCATTCCGAAAGCGGGAAGCCGCCATGCGCACCAACCACCTCTTTTGGGACCACTGCGGTGCTGCCACCAATCTTCTTGGAAACCGGCCAGTTAACCCAATCGCCTAAATTAACGGTCTTAAAATCCATCATATCCAACAGTGCTGCCAGAGGGAGCTGATCCGTTGGCGGCTGAGAGTCATCCATCATTCGCCAGGTATCTTCAAACATCGCTAACCACATCGGGCATAAGCGGCCCCAGGTTTCTTTAGTCGCGACAAGAAATGCACTGTTCACATGATCCACCAGTCTTGGACGAATGCAGTTGCGATAATAACCTGGCCTGCGTGACTCTGGTGCGCTCATCAGTTTTGCGATCATTTTACCCTGGCGGAAACTGGAATATATATGGCCATCCAGCACCTTAATATCAGGCATTTTCAGCAGATTAAGATCGGAGTCGATCATCAAAATCCCCTTTGTCCTCGCATGGAGAGGTGCCTGGATTTTAATCAAACGACTGCGGTAAATTTGTTTATAGCGGTAGTTCTCTTCCCGTAACGGCACGTCCAGCGTCACCACCCGGGTTTTCGCCGGCAGCTCGCCAAACTGTGCGGCAGGCTGATCGGAGACGATGACAATCTCTTCTGCATCAGGCGCAAAACGTGATGCAAATAACGCGCTTAAGGTCGCTTCTTCGACAAAGTCAGCGCCCGTACAGGGAATGACAATGGAAGTGACCGGTGTTGCGCCTTGCACCTCTTTCTGCTGATAAGAGAGGTTATGGCGCGAACGAATGTGGCGGAACTGAGGGTTCAGGAATTCAAACATGCGAAGAGTTTCCATGTGACGCATTTTTCAAAATAGATTCCACGCCTGCGACGTAATGCTCAATAGCATAGTGCGCTTTCACGTTGGCGTTGGCCTGTTGCAATAATGTCGTGCGTTTTTCCGCATCAAGATACAGCGTCTTCATCTGCTCAAACAGGGTATCGGTATCGCCGTAATCGAACAACAAGCCCGTTTTATCCGGCGAGATCAGCTCGGCGGTGCCGGTGACTTTCGAGCCAATCACCGCGGTATTGAGCAACATGGCTTCCAGCACCACGCGCGGCAACCCTTCACTTTTGGACGCCAGAATAAACACATCCAGCGCGGCCAGATATTCCAGGGCATTGGGGCGAAAACCGGTGAAAATCACCCGATCCGCAATACCGGCCTGAGCCGCCTGACGTTTTAACGCCGCTTCTTCCGGGCCTTCGCCGAGGATCACCATCCGCCAGTCGGCTTGGGGGAAGGATGCGGCAAACTTTTCCAGCGCCTGCAGAATATGGTGATTGGATTTGCGGGGGATTAACGATCCGATACTGCCAAACACAAAGGTGCGGTTATCCAGCGCCAGCAGCTGTTGCCGCATCGCATCGCGGGAGGGCAGCGGTTGCCAGATGTCGATAGCATTGAATACGGTGAAGCATTTTTCGGCCACGACGCCATGGGCGATCAGCACTTCGCGGACGCCGTTTGATACAGCGATGATTGCATCCGCGCGCTGATTCACCATCCCGACCAATTCGCGGTTCAGGACCGGTTCAATGCGGCAATGCTGCACCAGGGTAATCGGTAAACCTTCGGCGGCAAGATAGCCTTCAGCGTTCGATCCCGGCTGATTATTCATGTAGAGCAAATCAATATTTTGGCGGGAAATCGCCTCGGCAATACGTTTCGCATTGGGCTTGATGCGCCAAAGCATATCCACCCAACGGGTCGTTTTCAGCCGTAAAGAACGGTTGAAAAATACCAGCGATCGCAGCAGTTCTTTGCAGACTTTCGCCCAGCGAGGTTGCTTGCGTTGCGGAATAAACATCACCGGGATGCCGAGCGCTTCCAGCACGTCAGCAATGGTATCACCTTTACCACGGCGGTAATTATGGTAGAAGCAGCAGCGGATATCGAACTGACTGCGGTCGATACGCTTCAACAGCTCAAGCATGCTGTTGGTGCCGCCACCCCATTCATTTCCGGTATCCAGCAACAGAATTTTTTTACGCTGATCTTCCATGTGTCCGCGACTCTCTGGGCCTGCGTCCCTTCAGTCAGGGACGCTGCAGAAAAATTAAGGTTGGGTCCCGATATCGAGCTTCAACCCGCTAAAGTGCGTATCGATATAACGCATGCCCGCGCTGTTGCCAATACTTTCAGCCACCACGCTCAGTGCACGGGTTGCCGGAACCGGTGCAATCTTCACCGGACAGCTTTTCACGCCGTGGAACGGATTACGCGGTTTTTCAGCCGGTGGCAACGGCTGGCGGCCGGTGGATTGGGGCTCATTCAGCAACTGGCTTGGACGAACCAGCGTCACGTCTGCCGGAAGCGTTGGCAGCATTTCCTGCAATACCCTGACGGTGGTGGGATGCGGATGGCCGATGGCAATGGCTGAGCCATCGCGCTGGGCCAGGCGCACCGCACGCGTGAACTGCTTGCGGATATCCGCTTCGTTCTGCGTATCGTCGAGGAACACGCGGCGCTTGAGCACCTTGACGCTGGTTCCGGCGGCGGCGCGCGTTGACTGGCTGTTACCGATGGTCATGCTGTCGAGGAAGTAGAAATTGTAGTGATCCAGTACCTGCATCACCTTCTGCATCCCTGGCAGACTGGAGGTCATCGCGCTGCCCATATGGTTGTTCAGGCCGACCGCAAAAGGCACATCGGCCACCGCTTCACGAATAATACGCGCGATCTCCGAACTGGACATGTCCGGGCGCAGGGTGTCTTTTTCCAGCGGTTGTTTGCTCAGGGGCGCCATCGGCAGATGGATCAGCACTTCGTGACCCAGCTGGTGGGCTTTGGTCGCCATTTCACGGGCGTGGGTGGCGTTAGGCAGAACCGCGACAGAGATGTTCTTCGGCATCTGCAAAACCTGATTCTCTTCCTTCGGACGATAACCAAAATCATCAATGACGATAGAGAGTTTTCCGGCGTGTGCCGTACAGGCCATTAACAGGCCTGCCAGCACGCCACTCATTTTGCGGAGGTGTGACAAAAGTTATTTTCCTAACCACGGAAGTGGATTGACGGCCTGTCCCTGGCGTCGGATTTCGAAATAGAGTGAAGGCGTGCCCCGGCCGCCACTGGTCCCGACCAGTGCGATTGGCTGTCCTGCCTTAACCTGAGTTCCCACGCTCACCAGCGCACTTTGGTTGTAGCCGTAAAGGCTCATATCCCCTTTGCCGTGTTCTACCACCACCACCAGACCGTAGCCCTGTAGCCAGTCGGCCATCAGAACGCGGCCATCGGCAATGGCTTTCACTTCGGTGCCTTCAGGTGCGTCAATCACCAGGCCTTTCCAGCGTAGCTCACCCTGCAGCTGTTCGCCGAAGCGATGTTCAATCGTGCCGCGCGCCGGCCATACGGCCTGGCCAGAAGGACGGCCTAATCCGCCGGTGCGCGCCATTAATGAACGCTCACCTTCGGTCGGTTTGTAGGTGGTGCCTTTGCTCTTCGCCTGAGCCTGACGCTGACGGACTTTTTCCGCCTCGCGCGCTTCTTTCTCTGCCCGGGCTTTGGCTTCCCGTTCAGCTTTGGCAATTTTGTCGCGCAGGCGGCTTTCGTTTTCCCGCATATCGACCAACTGCGCCTGATCTTTTTCGAGAGACGACTCCAGCGTGGTCAGCGTTTTCTTACGGGCAACGCGCGCACCTTCCAGCTTCTGCTGTTGCGACTGCTGCTGGTCGAGTAAGGATTTCTGCTGCGCCTGTTTATCCACCAAAGACGCTTTCTGCGCAGAGAGGTCGCTGCGGGTCTTTTTCAGGTCATCAATTGATTTTTGGCGGGCATCGTTAAGATAGCCAAAGTAGGAAAGGATGCGCTCGCTGCGCTGGCTCTCTTCGCCGCTGAGGATCAGCTGGACGCCGCTGTGTTGTCCCTGACGGAAAGCCGCATCGAGCTGCTCGGCAAGCAGCTTTTCCTGACTGGCTTGTTGCGCCTCCAGCTTGCTGATCGAGGCGGTCAGCGATGAAATGTCCTTATTCAGCCCGGTGAGGGTGATTTGGGTTTCACGCAGTTGGCGGCTGGCCTGAGCAATGATCTTTTCCTGGCTGGTCAGCTGCGCCAACAGCTTGCCGCGTTGCTGCTTTTGCTGCAAAACGCTCTTCTCTTTCGCTGCAATATCCTGCTGCAGGCTGGAGAGCTGCGACTTGTTATCGTCGGCCGCGTGGGTGGCAAAAGACGACAGCAAAAGACCGGCGCAAAGTACGCTGGCAGACAGGCAGAACACATGAGATCGCAACAGAACGCCTGTGGCAGATCCGTTACCCTGTGCTCGTAAAGATGAAACTGGCGCTTTTTCCCTCATAGGACCAGATTATTCCACGATGAACAGCAGCTTACCAGCCATCTGTCCCGGCTTTTGCATTTCCACCAGTGACAGCGTTGCCTGAAACCGGTCGCTGGGCAGGCGATCCTGCGGGGAAGTGTCAGGCAGATTTGCACAACAAATAACCGCTCAGGATTGCAGCGAACTCGCACTGACACGGGCATTTACACTTAAGGCAATTTTTTTTGGGAATCTGCCTCAGAAAACGCAACTCTGACGGCTTCATGACTGTACATGACAATACTGGCAGGTATACTCAGAAGCCTTGTTTTAGCTTATTAACCCTTTCGGGAGTTGTTACCCCTCATGCAAGATATTATGCAGTTCGCAGGCAGCCACACCATTCTTAGTCTGGCGTGGGTTGTCCTGTTGGTTTTGGTGATCGTGACTACCGTTAAGGGTATGTTCTCCAAGATAAAAACGATTAGCCGCGGTGAAGCAACCCGTTTAATTAATAAAGAAGAAGCCGTGGTGGTCGACGTGCGTGGGCGTGATGACTACCGTAAGGGCCATATCTCCAATGCCATCAACGTGCTGGCCGCTGACATCAAAAAAGGCAGCTTTGGCGAATTAGAGAAGCACAAAGCGCAACCGATTATCGTGGTGTGTGCCAACGGCACATCCGCTGCAGAACCCGCTGCTCAGCTGAACGCGGCCGGTTTTGAAAACGTCTCCATACTGAAAGATGGCGTCTCCGGTTGGAGTGGTGAAAACCTGCCGCTGGTACGTGGAAAGTAAGACTGATGTAGTGATGCGCAGCACTTTGTTGGCTGTGAAGACCAGTTCGCGCTAGATGGCTTTTCTGGCCTCGACCCGCTACTTAAATAAGACGGGCGAGTGGCGAAATAACGGATTATTAACCAATAGGATTACGTAACATGTCAGAGCAAAACAACACCGAGATGGCTTTCCAGATCCAGCGTATTTACACCAAGGATATCTCTTTTGAAGCGCCTAACGCGCCTCAGGTTTTCCAGAAAGAGTGGGAACCAGAAGTGAAACTGGATTTGGATACGGCTTCCAGCCAGCTGGCAGAAGACGTGTATGAAGTCGTACTGCGTGTGACCGTAACGGCAACCGTGGGCGAAGATACTGCGTTCCTGTGTGAAGTTCAGCAGGCAGGTATTTTCTCTATCTCCGGTATCGACGGTAACCAGATGGCGCATTGCCTCGGTGCATACTCGCCGAACATCCTGTTCCCTTATGCTCGCGAATGCATCACCAGCCTGGTTTCACGCGGTACCTTCCCGCAGCTTAACCTGGCGCCAGTGAACTTTGACGCGCTGTTCATGAACTATCTTCAGCAGTCAAACGAAGGCGCCGCTCCTCAACAGGATGCATAATGCCTCACGCTAACGCTTCAATGAGCGTCCTCGGTGCCGGATCTTACGGCACCGCTTTAGCCATCACGCTGGCTCGAAACGGGCACAACGTGGTGCTGTGGGGACACAACCCACACCATCAGGCTCAGCTTCAGGCTGACCGCTGTAATGCGGCTTTCCTGCCCGATGTTCCTTTCCCTGATTCGTTGAGCCTTGAAACCGATTTGGCCAGTGCGATTGCTGCCAGTCGCGATCTGCTGGTGGTGGTTCCCAGCCATGTGTTCGGCGATGTATTACAGCAAATCAAACCGCATCTGCGCGCTGACTCCCGCATTGTCTGGGCCACGAAAGGCCTGGAAAAAGAGACCGGACGTTTGCTGCAGGATGTCGCGCGTGAGATCCTCGGTCCGGATATTCCGCTGGCAGTGATCTCGGGCCCGACTTTTGCCAAAGAACTGGCGGCGGGTCTGCCGACGGCGATTGCCCTGGCGGCAACGGACAGCGAATTTGCTGATGACCTGCAGACGCTGCTGCATTGCGGTAAAAGCTTCCGTGTGTATAACAATCCAGACTTTGTTGGCGTCCAGCTCGGCGGCGCGGTGAAAAACGTGATCGCTATTGGCGCGGGCATCTCCGATGGAATTGGCTTTGGTGCCAATGCACGTACCGCATTAATTACCCGTGGCCTCGCTGAAATGACCCGTCTGGGCACCGCTCTCGGTGCCGATCCCACCACCTTTATGGGCATGGCGGGATTAGGCGACCTGGTGCTGACCTGTACCGATAATCAGTCACGCAATCGGCGCTTTGGCATGATGCTGGGGCAGGGAATTGACGTGGAAGCGGCGCAAACAACCATCGGTCAGGTAGTGGAAGGTTTCCGAAATACTAAAGAGGTTAAGGCTCTGGCTGCGCGCTGCGGCGTGGAGATGCCAATAACCGAGCAAATTTATCAGGTTCTGTATTGCGAAAAAAATGCGCGAGAGGCAGCATTGAGCTTACTTGGGCGCACAAGGAAAGACGAAAACAGCGCCAGTTGAGAAAGGGATGCAAACTGATATAGCGCGCAGGCAGTCGCCGGGCGCTATTTTTTGATGTGGAGAGAGCAATGCCGTGTGTAGAACCTGAACTGGTCTGGGATTATATCAAAGCGGAAGCGCGGGCCCTGGCTGACTGCGAACCGATGCTGGCCAGTTTTTACCACGCAACGTTGCTGAAGCATGACGATCTGGGCAGTGCGCTGAGCTATATGCTCGCCAACAAGCTGGCCAATCCGATCATGCCTGCCATCGCCATCCGTGAAATCGTGCAGGAAGCCTATAATCAGGACCCGTCGATGATCCAGTCGGCAGCCTGTGATATCCAGGCCGTCCGTCAGCGTGACCCGGCAATCGATAAATACTCCACGCCCTTGCTGTACCTGAAAGGCTTTCATGCCTTACAGGCCTATCGTATTGGTCACTGGCTATGGAATGAAGGACGACGCGCGCTGGCGGTGTATCTGCAGAACGAAGTGTCGGTCTCGTTTGCGGTGGATATTCATCC carries:
- the gpsA gene encoding NAD(P)H-dependent glycerol-3-phosphate dehydrogenase: MPHANASMSVLGAGSYGTALAITLARNGHNVVLWGHNPHHQAQLQADRCNAAFLPDVPFPDSLSLETDLASAIAASRDLLVVVPSHVFGDVLQQIKPHLRADSRIVWATKGLEKETGRLLQDVAREILGPDIPLAVISGPTFAKELAAGLPTAIALAATDSEFADDLQTLLHCGKSFRVYNNPDFVGVQLGGAVKNVIAIGAGISDGIGFGANARTALITRGLAEMTRLGTALGADPTTFMGMAGLGDLVLTCTDNQSRNRRFGMMLGQGIDVEAAQTTIGQVVEGFRNTKEVKALAARCGVEMPITEQIYQVLYCEKNAREAALSLLGRTRKDENSAS
- the secB gene encoding protein-export chaperone SecB, which encodes MSEQNNTEMAFQIQRIYTKDISFEAPNAPQVFQKEWEPEVKLDLDTASSQLAEDVYEVVLRVTVTATVGEDTAFLCEVQQAGIFSISGIDGNQMAHCLGAYSPNILFPYARECITSLVSRGTFPQLNLAPVNFDALFMNYLQQSNEGAAPQQDA
- the envC gene encoding murein hydrolase activator EnvC, whose product is MREKAPVSSLRAQGNGSATGVLLRSHVFCLSASVLCAGLLLSSFATHAADDNKSQLSSLQQDIAAKEKSVLQQKQQRGKLLAQLTSQEKIIAQASRQLRETQITLTGLNKDISSLTASISKLEAQQASQEKLLAEQLDAAFRQGQHSGVQLILSGEESQRSERILSYFGYLNDARQKSIDDLKKTRSDLSAQKASLVDKQAQQKSLLDQQQSQQQKLEGARVARKKTLTTLESSLEKDQAQLVDMRENESRLRDKIAKAEREAKARAEKEAREAEKVRQRQAQAKSKGTTYKPTEGERSLMARTGGLGRPSGQAVWPARGTIEHRFGEQLQGELRWKGLVIDAPEGTEVKAIADGRVLMADWLQGYGLVVVVEHGKGDMSLYGYNQSALVSVGTQVKAGQPIALVGTSGGRGTPSLYFEIRRQGQAVNPLPWLGK
- the cysE gene encoding serine O-acetyltransferase: MPCVEPELVWDYIKAEARALADCEPMLASFYHATLLKHDDLGSALSYMLANKLANPIMPAIAIREIVQEAYNQDPSMIQSAACDIQAVRQRDPAIDKYSTPLLYLKGFHALQAYRIGHWLWNEGRRALAVYLQNEVSVSFAVDIHPAAKIGRGIMLDHATGIVIGETAVVEDDVSILQSVTLGGTGKTSGDRHPKIREGVMIGAGAKILGNIEVGRGAKIGAGSVVLQPVPPHTTAAGVPARIVGKPSSDKPSMEMDQHFNGTVPGFEFGDGI
- a CDS encoding rhodanese-like domain-containing protein — encoded protein: MQDIMQFAGSHTILSLAWVVLLVLVIVTTVKGMFSKIKTISRGEATRLINKEEAVVVDVRGRDDYRKGHISNAINVLAADIKKGSFGELEKHKAQPIIVVCANGTSAAEPAAQLNAAGFENVSILKDGVSGWSGENLPLVRGK